Genomic DNA from Paenibacillus sp. MBLB1832:
GCGTCAGAAGGATTTGAAGCTGTTTTTGGATTATACCAAAGCGAAAGCACCTACAGGTGTGGAAGACATCCCAATTACATCGTTAGTACCTGCTTATGCGATTAGTGAATTAAAGTCAGCATTCCAGATGGGATTCATGATTTTCATTCCCTTTCTAGTTATCGATATGGTCGTTTCAAGTACGTTGATGGCCATGGGGATGATGATGCTCCCGCCCGTGATGATTTCACTCCCATTCAAAATCCTACTTTTCATTCTTGTAGATGGTTGGTATCTTGTGGTGAGATCATTGCTGCTAAGCTACGGATAACGACCAAGATATCGGAGGGGACCTAGATGGGTTCGGAATTTGTAATTCGAATTGCAGGCGAAGCCGTTTACACCGTTCTGAAAGCCAGCGCACCAATGCTGCTTATCGGATTAATCGTAGGACTTGCCATTAGTATATTTCAGGCTACAACTCAGATTCAGGAGCAAACCCTTGCGTTTGTTCCTAAAATCATTGCAGTGCTTCTGTCCATTCTCATTTTCGGTTCATGGATCATGAACACTTTGGTTGATTTTACGTATAATCTTCTCAACAACCTTTACAAATTCGTTGGATAGGTTGTGAGTAATATGACATCGATTTTTCCGTTAATTCCTATCTTTCTGCTTATTTTTTGTCGAATCACATCATTTTTTGTCGTGGTTCCGATCCTTTCCTCAAGGAATGTTCCGATGATGTTTAAGGTGGGCCTATCGGTATTTATCTCCTTAATCATCTTCGCAACCATTGGGACGAATAAGACTATTCCTGTGGATGGCGTTTACTTACTTTTGATTATTCGTGAAATGCTGATCGGTATTTTACTTGGTTTTCTAGCTTATATCTTCTTTACGGTTGTACAAATGGCTGGATCGTTTATGGACATGCAAATCGGGTTCAGTATGGCCAGCGTGATTGATCCCTTAACTGGGGTGTCTACACCAATGCTCGGTAATTTGAAATATATGATTGCTGTTCTGCTGTTTCTTTCATTTGACGGACATCATTATCTGATCAAAGCCATTATTGACAGTTACAAATGGGTTCCGATTGATAATCAATTATTCAGCCGTATGTATAACGGTCAGGTCTCAGACTTTTTGTTTAAATCGCTTTCCAAAATGTTTTATCTCTCATTTCAATTGGCTGCGCCTGTCGTAGCAGCTCTTTTCTTAACAGACTTAGGACTAGGGCTATTAACGAGGGTGGCCCCGCAATTTAATATTTTTGTTATCGGTGCACCATTGAAAATGATTCTAGGATTTTTCCTTCTCGTTATTCTATTCCCAGAATTGATTTCACAATTTCAACAATTATTTGGCATCATTTTTGACTACATGGAGAAAATGCTTCAATTAATTGGGGGAGCGCAGCAGCTATCACCATAAGTAGGAGGATCACCGTGACCCAACAATTACGTTTTCAGCTTGACCTACAATGGTTTGCTGGGGAAAAAACGGAACCTGCTACAGCGAAAAAAAGACAAGATGCCAGGAAAAAGGGTCAAGTTGCAAAGAGTATGGACTTGCCCGCGGCATTCATTTTACTCTTTAGCTTCGTAGCCTTTCTTATGTTTGGTTCGTACATGAAAGGGAAAATCATCCATATTTTCCGCAACGTCTATGAGAATCAGCTTACCATGGACATCACGAAGGGGAATGTACAAGTTCTGTTCATGGATCTCGTACAACAAGGTATTATGATTATGGCGCCGATTTTCCTTCTTGTTGTCTTGATTGCTTTTATTGGGAATTACGCACAAATTGGCTTCATGTTCATAGGTGATCCTTTGAAAATGAAGTTCGATAAGATTAATCCGATTTCAGGTTTTAAACGAATTTTCTCGATGCGAACCGTGATGGACTTCCTGAAATCAACGATGAAAATGCTAATTATCGGTTATGTGGTTTATACAACGTTAATTGGTGAGAAGGCTCAATTATTAGGTCTTGGACATACGCCAATTGAAAATACGTTCTCCTTTATTGCCTCAGTGACATTAAAGCTTGGGATTAAAATAGGGGCAATCCTAATCGTATTAGCGGTGGCCGATTACATTTACCAAAAGTATGAATACGAGAAGAGTCTCAAAATGTCTAAACAAGACATTAAAGATGAGTATAAGAAGAGTGAAGGGGATCCTTTGATCAAAGGGAAAATTCGAGCGAAACAGCGTCAAATGGCGATGCAGCGCATGAT
This window encodes:
- the fliQ gene encoding flagellar biosynthesis protein FliQ; the encoded protein is MGSEFVIRIAGEAVYTVLKASAPMLLIGLIVGLAISIFQATTQIQEQTLAFVPKIIAVLLSILIFGSWIMNTLVDFTYNLLNNLYKFVG
- the fliR gene encoding flagellar biosynthetic protein FliR, with protein sequence MTSIFPLIPIFLLIFCRITSFFVVVPILSSRNVPMMFKVGLSVFISLIIFATIGTNKTIPVDGVYLLLIIREMLIGILLGFLAYIFFTVVQMAGSFMDMQIGFSMASVIDPLTGVSTPMLGNLKYMIAVLLFLSFDGHHYLIKAIIDSYKWVPIDNQLFSRMYNGQVSDFLFKSLSKMFYLSFQLAAPVVAALFLTDLGLGLLTRVAPQFNIFVIGAPLKMILGFFLLVILFPELISQFQQLFGIIFDYMEKMLQLIGGAQQLSP
- the flhB gene encoding flagellar biosynthesis protein FlhB, producing MTQQLRFQLDLQWFAGEKTEPATAKKRQDARKKGQVAKSMDLPAAFILLFSFVAFLMFGSYMKGKIIHIFRNVYENQLTMDITKGNVQVLFMDLVQQGIMIMAPIFLLVVLIAFIGNYAQIGFMFIGDPLKMKFDKINPISGFKRIFSMRTVMDFLKSTMKMLIIGYVVYTTLIGEKAQLLGLGHTPIENTFSFIASVTLKLGIKIGAILIVLAVADYIYQKYEYEKSLKMSKQDIKDEYKKSEGDPLIKGKIRAKQRQMAMQRMMQEVPKADVIITNPTHFAVALQYDSKNMQAPTVIAKGADYVALKIKEVAKEHGVITMENKPLARAIFAQVEIGDSIPADLFQAVAEVLAYVYKIKGKTN